One Gimesia aquarii DNA segment encodes these proteins:
- a CDS encoding type II and III secretion system protein family protein — MSINASWKRRTMLAFACGVAITATPLAAQVPPAPPVPGKIKANKFTSGAAKKNTPVVSTKTKEKVHQLVDRIYESEVELSVQQRHSKILKMKMDVFRVAIADPTKIEVVAFGAQEVEVIGKETGTTTMTLWLGQEANPQILSVQVKVEGDNSIEDLRRMEYGEFQKMINEFFPNSKIQLIPFADKLIVRGQARDEQEATQIITIIRARSGGGSAIGTGNGTGSLFANGEAADPFPDGAVLPEATVIDMMKVPGEKQVMLKVRIAQIDRSAARTASTDLFVRSGDFGWSQLFTGVASQLANGGTGLVTASLTSSDVDLFISALAQNGYAKILAEPNLVTISGRAANFISGGEFAVPTVVGVGGAQAATTTFKGFGTQLSFLPTVLDKDRIRLQVTPTFSTVNPALSVQGILGIDTQSVSTTVDMREGQVFAIAGLIQEQQRGDLNRVPFIGDLPFVGPLFSNKAVSRDETELIILISPELVHPMEAEDAPTVLPGMEVTEPGDWDFFFLNNIEGKPDVHHRSTVWYMQKKRIHQQQKDFIHQTKSDKYYINGDYGFSD, encoded by the coding sequence ATGTCTATAAATGCCTCATGGAAAAGACGCACAATGCTGGCTTTTGCCTGCGGTGTCGCTATTACAGCTACGCCACTTGCTGCACAGGTCCCTCCAGCTCCTCCTGTTCCAGGTAAAATTAAAGCGAACAAGTTTACTTCTGGAGCAGCAAAAAAGAATACACCGGTTGTAAGCACCAAAACAAAAGAAAAAGTCCATCAACTCGTTGATCGAATTTACGAATCCGAAGTAGAGCTCAGTGTTCAACAAAGGCATTCAAAAATTCTAAAAATGAAGATGGATGTCTTCCGAGTCGCTATCGCAGACCCAACAAAAATTGAAGTGGTAGCCTTCGGTGCTCAGGAAGTTGAAGTTATCGGAAAAGAAACCGGTACGACAACAATGACGCTCTGGCTGGGACAAGAAGCAAATCCCCAGATCCTGAGTGTACAAGTAAAGGTTGAGGGCGATAATTCCATCGAAGACTTACGTCGGATGGAATACGGTGAATTTCAGAAGATGATCAATGAATTCTTCCCCAACAGCAAGATTCAATTGATTCCTTTTGCTGATAAGCTAATTGTTCGAGGTCAAGCCCGAGATGAGCAGGAAGCAACACAGATCATTACAATTATCCGTGCACGCTCCGGCGGTGGTTCTGCTATCGGTACAGGAAATGGTACAGGTTCTTTGTTCGCAAATGGTGAAGCAGCAGATCCTTTCCCCGACGGTGCAGTGCTTCCCGAAGCCACTGTCATCGATATGATGAAAGTTCCGGGAGAAAAGCAAGTGATGCTGAAAGTACGCATCGCCCAAATTGATCGTTCTGCCGCACGCACTGCAAGTACTGACTTATTTGTGAGATCGGGTGACTTTGGTTGGAGCCAATTGTTCACAGGAGTTGCATCACAATTGGCCAATGGGGGAACTGGTCTTGTAACGGCTTCATTAACGAGCAGTGATGTCGACCTCTTCATCTCAGCACTTGCTCAAAATGGATATGCGAAAATTCTCGCTGAACCAAATTTGGTTACAATCAGCGGACGAGCAGCGAACTTTATCTCTGGTGGTGAATTTGCTGTCCCAACAGTCGTTGGCGTAGGTGGTGCTCAAGCAGCTACCACAACTTTCAAAGGCTTTGGTACACAACTTTCTTTTCTACCTACTGTGTTGGATAAAGATAGAATTCGATTACAGGTCACCCCAACTTTCAGTACTGTTAATCCGGCACTGTCTGTTCAAGGAATCCTGGGGATCGATACACAATCAGTCAGCACTACGGTTGATATGCGAGAAGGTCAAGTTTTCGCCATCGCCGGACTGATTCAAGAACAACAACGTGGAGACTTGAACAGAGTACCATTTATTGGAGATCTTCCTTTCGTAGGTCCCCTGTTCTCAAACAAAGCTGTCTCACGTGACGAAACAGAACTAATCATCTTGATTAGCCCTGAACTGGTTCACCCAATGGAAGCAGAAGACGCCCCTACTGTATTACCTGGCATGGAAGTTACTGAGCCAGGTGATTGGGACTTCTTCTTCTTGAATAACATTGAAGGCAAACCTGATGTGCACCACAGAAGCACTGTCTGGTATATGCAGAAAAAACGTATTCATCAGCAACAAAAAGATTTTATCCATCAGACAAAATCTGACAAATACTATATCAATGGCGACTACGGATTCTCTGACTAA
- a CDS encoding tetratricopeptide repeat protein, producing the protein MNNKGLSCSTVILLITITFQGCSHLSNQVAKVKSALPTQKNSDKLILAARTFESKNELLAAREQYEKYLSKNPKSAKACHRLGIVCTRLGDPVAATRYFTQARQIDPQNSVLLNDFGYALYQRGQFKAAEKIFKEALQNDANNNRIINNLALSVGHQGRFKESFSLFRNIMPAAEAHANVAYIHTQRGEGELALKEYDLALTADPNLRTAGLAAAELAEMKSLFLAKQDKKQTQQLATRKVAPKTEFDKQPTQLVSSKQPVQKTTTLSTTQSKQAGKQKLIAQTSMKRQAKVEPSFKPVTKSEPKMEEDELEINSFRTLDELSEEESVIIRISDEKTQEENLFRTPQELQNN; encoded by the coding sequence ATGAACAACAAAGGATTGTCTTGTTCAACCGTGATCCTTCTCATCACAATCACTTTCCAGGGATGCTCCCATCTAAGCAACCAGGTTGCCAAAGTCAAATCGGCTTTACCAACTCAGAAAAACTCAGACAAGCTTATCCTTGCCGCTCGAACATTTGAGAGCAAAAATGAATTGCTGGCAGCACGTGAGCAATATGAAAAGTATCTTAGCAAAAATCCTAAAAGTGCTAAGGCCTGCCATCGCCTGGGTATCGTCTGCACTCGATTAGGCGACCCTGTTGCTGCTACACGTTATTTTACACAAGCGCGACAAATCGATCCACAAAACTCTGTATTGCTTAATGATTTTGGATATGCCCTCTATCAACGAGGACAATTTAAAGCTGCTGAAAAAATCTTCAAAGAAGCATTACAGAATGATGCTAATAATAATCGCATCATTAATAATCTTGCTCTTAGTGTTGGCCATCAGGGACGTTTCAAAGAAAGCTTTTCACTCTTTCGAAATATCATGCCTGCAGCAGAAGCGCATGCCAATGTTGCATATATTCATACACAACGAGGTGAAGGCGAGTTAGCCCTGAAGGAATATGATTTAGCGCTGACTGCTGACCCCAATCTAAGAACAGCTGGGCTAGCGGCTGCTGAGCTAGCGGAGATGAAGAGTCTATTCCTTGCGAAACAGGATAAAAAACAGACACAACAATTGGCAACCAGAAAAGTCGCTCCCAAAACAGAATTTGACAAACAACCAACACAGCTTGTGAGCTCAAAGCAACCTGTTCAAAAAACGACAACGCTATCGACTACTCAATCAAAGCAAGCTGGAAAACAAAAACTAATTGCACAAACTTCTATGAAGAGACAAGCTAAGGTGGAACCTTCATTCAAACCTGTTACAAAATCAGAGCCAAAAATGGAAGAAGATGAACTGGAAATCAATTCCTTCCGAACGCTGGATGAACTCTCTGAAGAAGAATCGGTTATCATCCGTATCTCAGACGAAAAAACACAAGAAGAGAATTTATTCCGAACCCCACAGGAACTGCAAAACAACTAG
- a CDS encoding alpha/beta hydrolase family protein gives MMFQNDDHLSIDRRAALQNIGLALLSAGAFDSASGNRGLFADDQVPGFSDSRLQELKDLNGYFPFDPSESPEAWTKRAEYVRRQIMVAAGVWPKPENTEIKATLHGKVDRDDYTVEKVFFESSPGLFVTGNLYRPRGKQGPFPMILSPHGHFAEGRFYDSGEKRVQADIKAGAEKYEVGGRYPLQARCVQLARMGCMVFHYDMLGYADGFCLSYQLIHRFAKQRPEMSSEKNWGLFSAQAELRLINALGLQTLNSIRALDWVSSLAEVDKKRIGITGASGGGTQTFVLAAIDDRITAAFPAVMVSTAMQGGCTCENASYLRINTGNIEFAALLAPRPLGMSAANDWTKEIETKGLPELKQHFKMMGVPENVAGKYYPFPHNYNYVSRAMMYEFFNQHFKLGLTSPIIEPDFIPLTREELSVWDKKYPAPPSDEKSEVKILHTLARNNADQIKQLTPSDRATLAKYRKIVGGAIDVMIGRSLPTADDLEADNISEEEKQGYRQYQTLIKNKQYGESTPALFFLPQEWNNKVAIWLHDQGKSGLLEKNGTPTAPVQRLIDAGTAVAGIDVLYQGDFNQKQPAPTEMPVVKNPREFAGFTLGYNHPIFSKQVHDILNVLSFAKHHESNPQSISLVGFGFSGVRAAAACAHSPNLINHLAVGPGDFRFAEITNIRDLRLWPGAVKYGDVNGLLSLCQPAALWIAGNFTSVPKLVQATYRSADQLNKVEIFNKTANKEIAAVDWLLKD, from the coding sequence ATGATGTTTCAGAACGATGACCACTTATCAATAGATCGTAGAGCGGCTTTACAAAATATCGGATTAGCATTGTTGTCAGCAGGCGCGTTCGATTCCGCTTCTGGGAATAGAGGTTTATTTGCTGACGACCAAGTCCCAGGATTTAGCGACAGTCGTCTGCAGGAGTTAAAAGACCTGAATGGGTACTTTCCATTTGATCCGAGTGAGTCACCTGAAGCATGGACAAAGCGGGCAGAATATGTCAGGCGACAAATAATGGTGGCCGCTGGTGTCTGGCCGAAACCCGAAAATACAGAGATTAAGGCAACGCTACATGGCAAAGTAGACCGGGATGATTACACAGTAGAAAAAGTATTTTTTGAGAGTTCTCCCGGTTTGTTTGTGACCGGTAATTTATATCGCCCTAGAGGGAAACAAGGGCCTTTCCCTATGATTTTATCTCCGCATGGGCATTTTGCGGAAGGTCGCTTTTATGACAGTGGAGAAAAACGTGTTCAGGCAGATATTAAAGCTGGTGCAGAAAAATACGAGGTAGGTGGCAGATATCCGCTTCAGGCACGTTGCGTTCAACTGGCTCGTATGGGGTGTATGGTATTCCATTATGACATGTTGGGATATGCCGATGGGTTCTGTCTGAGCTACCAGTTGATTCATCGTTTCGCAAAACAGCGGCCAGAGATGTCGAGCGAAAAGAACTGGGGCCTATTCAGTGCGCAGGCGGAATTACGATTGATCAATGCGCTCGGATTACAAACGCTCAATTCAATTCGTGCGCTGGATTGGGTGAGCTCTTTAGCAGAAGTTGATAAGAAACGCATTGGTATTACTGGTGCCAGTGGTGGAGGAACTCAAACATTTGTGTTAGCTGCCATTGATGATCGCATTACTGCTGCGTTTCCGGCAGTAATGGTTTCAACTGCGATGCAGGGGGGGTGTACCTGTGAAAACGCGAGCTACTTACGAATTAACACAGGAAATATTGAGTTTGCGGCACTCCTGGCTCCTCGTCCCCTCGGCATGTCTGCAGCGAATGACTGGACCAAAGAAATCGAGACCAAAGGTTTGCCCGAGCTGAAACAGCATTTCAAGATGATGGGGGTGCCTGAAAACGTAGCCGGAAAATATTATCCATTCCCGCATAATTATAACTACGTCAGTCGCGCCATGATGTACGAGTTCTTTAATCAACATTTCAAGCTGGGGCTTACGTCGCCGATTATTGAGCCTGACTTTATCCCATTGACTCGTGAAGAACTATCCGTCTGGGATAAAAAGTATCCTGCACCTCCCAGCGATGAGAAATCAGAAGTCAAAATTTTACATACATTAGCCAGGAATAATGCAGATCAAATTAAACAGCTGACTCCCAGTGATCGGGCAACCCTTGCAAAATATCGAAAAATTGTGGGAGGAGCGATCGATGTGATGATAGGCCGGTCCTTGCCAACTGCTGATGATCTGGAAGCAGACAATATTTCTGAAGAAGAGAAGCAGGGATATCGCCAATATCAGACACTTATCAAGAATAAACAGTATGGTGAATCGACTCCGGCTCTCTTCTTTCTGCCTCAGGAGTGGAACAATAAAGTAGCGATCTGGTTACACGATCAGGGGAAATCTGGTTTACTGGAAAAAAATGGTACACCGACGGCCCCCGTTCAGCGGCTGATTGATGCGGGAACAGCGGTTGCCGGAATCGATGTACTTTATCAAGGCGATTTTAATCAGAAGCAACCTGCTCCCACGGAAATGCCGGTAGTGAAGAATCCTCGTGAATTTGCTGGATTTACATTGGGTTATAATCACCCCATATTTTCAAAACAGGTACATGACATTTTGAATGTTCTGTCTTTTGCGAAACATCATGAAAGCAATCCTCAGTCCATTTCGCTGGTCGGTTTTGGTTTTTCAGGAGTCCGTGCTGCTGCTGCTTGTGCTCATTCTCCGAATCTCATCAACCACTTAGCTGTCGGGCCTGGAGACTTTCGTTTTGCTGAGATTACTAACATTCGTGATCTCAGACTATGGCCTGGAGCAGTGAAATATGGTGATGTCAACGGTTTATTGTCTCTGTGCCAGCCAGCGGCACTCTGGATTGCCGGTAACTTCACATCAGTCCCCAAGTTGGTACAGGCGACGTATCGCTCAGCCGACCAGCTAAATAAAGTCGAGATATTCAATAAAACGGCAAACAAAGAAATTGCTGCCGTTGATTGGTTGCTCAAAGACTGA
- the lexA gene encoding transcriptional repressor LexA, with amino-acid sequence MAGTKANLTQRQQEIYDFLKDKIINRGYGPTVREIGANFGIRSPNGVMCHLKALEKKGLITRESHMSRAIQLCDHSQKRTRLPLAGQIAAGSPVLAVQDDEHIDFGPLFDPDDQFCLKVKGVSMIEDQIADGDYVVVHKQNTCKEGDIVVALVDGQEATLKRYYSEGDRIRLEPANSSMQPIYSKNVDILGVVTGVIRKY; translated from the coding sequence ATGGCAGGCACCAAAGCAAACCTTACACAGCGACAACAAGAGATTTATGACTTCTTGAAAGACAAAATTATTAACCGAGGTTATGGACCAACTGTCCGTGAAATCGGTGCTAATTTTGGCATCCGCTCTCCTAATGGCGTGATGTGCCACCTGAAGGCTCTCGAAAAGAAAGGACTCATTACCCGCGAGTCTCATATGTCACGAGCCATTCAGCTGTGTGATCACTCACAAAAACGAACGCGTCTTCCACTGGCAGGGCAAATTGCTGCAGGTAGCCCGGTTCTTGCCGTGCAGGATGATGAGCACATCGATTTCGGACCATTATTTGATCCAGATGATCAATTCTGCTTGAAAGTCAAAGGCGTCTCAATGATCGAAGATCAGATCGCCGATGGTGATTACGTTGTTGTTCACAAGCAAAACACTTGTAAAGAAGGCGACATTGTTGTTGCTTTAGTTGATGGCCAAGAAGCCACACTAAAACGTTACTACTCTGAAGGTGACCGTATTCGTCTTGAACCAGCAAATTCCAGTATGCAACCTATTTACTCTAAAAACGTTGATATCCTTGGAGTTGTCACTGGCGTCATTCGAAAATACTAG
- a CDS encoding sigma-54-dependent transcriptional regulator, which yields MSNSVNKLRVLFVDDEAAIREVMRIELPRMGHDVTICEDGQSALVALDKITFDAAIVDLRMPGLSGWDVVDHINKVSPETEVIISTGHGSIDEAIQAIRRGAYDFLPKPCKLIDIATVLQKVADKRSLQNKNYALESRLKLAEGPCQIVGETPPMLQVKKLIEKIAPTDSTALVLGETGTGKELVARRVHDLSSRASMPFVPVNCGALPENLVESELFGHRKGAFTGADTPRKGLIEIANGGTLFLDELGELDKTMQVKLLRFLESGEVRRVGDSETFHVDVRIVCATNRDLQEMVNEGTFREDLYFRVNTFEIRLPALRERKGDIPEISRVLLKRHLKKDSIPKDILAPETIEILQDYDWKGNVRELANALEHAVILWDGVQIMPADLPSNLTKNSVIPLTGSSSVNWTEGTQGKTLRDIEMEVIYHVLDKHDGDKPKCAAELGIALKTLYNKLNQYQTRAAG from the coding sequence TTGAGTAATTCGGTCAATAAGTTACGGGTTTTATTTGTCGATGATGAAGCAGCTATTCGTGAAGTGATGCGAATTGAGCTTCCGCGTATGGGACATGATGTCACCATTTGTGAAGACGGTCAGTCGGCTTTGGTTGCTTTGGACAAGATCACCTTTGATGCAGCCATTGTTGATTTACGGATGCCCGGACTCAGTGGCTGGGATGTGGTGGACCACATTAATAAAGTTTCTCCGGAGACCGAGGTTATTATTAGTACCGGTCATGGAAGTATTGACGAAGCCATTCAGGCGATTCGCCGCGGTGCCTATGACTTTTTACCTAAGCCTTGTAAGTTAATCGATATTGCAACTGTCCTGCAGAAAGTAGCCGATAAGCGTTCTTTACAGAACAAGAATTATGCACTTGAGTCACGACTCAAACTGGCAGAAGGGCCTTGCCAGATCGTCGGCGAGACGCCACCAATGTTACAAGTGAAAAAGCTGATCGAAAAAATTGCTCCCACAGATTCCACAGCTTTGGTTCTGGGTGAAACCGGAACTGGTAAGGAATTGGTGGCGCGCCGTGTGCATGATTTGAGTTCACGTGCATCGATGCCATTTGTGCCTGTCAACTGTGGTGCTCTGCCTGAAAACCTGGTGGAGAGTGAACTATTCGGACACCGCAAAGGAGCATTCACCGGTGCAGATACTCCTCGTAAGGGTTTAATCGAAATTGCCAATGGCGGTACGTTATTTTTAGATGAACTAGGTGAGTTAGATAAAACGATGCAGGTCAAGTTGTTACGTTTTCTCGAATCAGGCGAAGTGAGGCGTGTTGGTGATAGCGAAACATTTCATGTCGATGTCCGGATTGTTTGTGCGACGAATCGGGATCTACAGGAAATGGTCAATGAGGGGACTTTTCGTGAAGACTTATATTTTCGTGTAAATACCTTTGAGATTCGTCTGCCAGCACTACGGGAGCGTAAAGGTGACATCCCGGAAATTTCCCGTGTGTTATTGAAACGACATTTGAAAAAAGATTCCATTCCCAAAGATATTCTTGCACCGGAAACCATTGAGATTTTGCAGGATTATGACTGGAAAGGTAATGTACGCGAATTGGCCAATGCGTTGGAGCATGCTGTTATTCTGTGGGATGGTGTGCAGATTATGCCTGCCGATTTGCCGTCCAATCTAACTAAAAACTCAGTGATTCCTCTTACTGGTTCCTCATCGGTGAATTGGACAGAAGGCACCCAGGGAAAAACATTGCGTGATATCGAGATGGAAGTGATTTATCATGTGCTCGATAAACATGATGGTGACAAGCCCAAATGTGCAGCTGAGTTGGGAATTGCTCTGAAAACTCTTTATAACAAGTTGAATCAGTATCAAACTCGAGCCGCTGGTTGA
- a CDS encoding sensor histidine kinase — MFFTQTIRRKLGLGLGIIFFMLILLAYGAVSGLRSYRDTVEDFEYSLNSLPDRDRLIMSVVALNEPLQKILNSHAEASTHYQQKFEQQLNEVETEIQSFLQKVDQLPPDPTVALWKGWVKSQLSEHGASMRVLEKLSLKKANLGNPQERHQTAQQMIFEIAHLESMLLELHEVPTGNKAALKRASSVYRSRYNIVWVTCLVVFIAFGCLMWYGYSTVLSPIQDLHEGARIVAQGHFDHQFVIKSNDEMAELAEAFNHMTVRFKEKRDELNHKVEERSKQLVRSERLAGIGVLAAGVAHEINNPLSAISMASESLQGRMVDLKPHCEEADIQVVEQYLGLIQREAMRCRDITSKLLDFSRGQNSERSVNDLVAVIEEVCSMVSLIKRLKGRNIVFTNKNPCNAEFNPAEIKQVILNIMTNALESMDVGGTLEIRVRENVDSVALVFKDDGCGMTQEVKERLFDPFFTQRADGTGTGLGMSITHRIIKDHGGEIEVESEGLGQGSTIFVELPKKSKAQNKAA; from the coding sequence GTGTTCTTTACACAAACAATTCGACGGAAATTGGGATTGGGCTTGGGGATCATCTTTTTTATGCTGATTCTGCTGGCTTATGGGGCTGTTTCCGGTTTGCGATCTTACCGTGATACCGTCGAGGATTTTGAATATTCTCTGAATAGCCTGCCTGACCGTGATCGGTTGATTATGTCTGTTGTGGCTCTTAATGAACCTCTCCAGAAAATCCTGAATTCACATGCTGAAGCTAGTACCCATTACCAACAAAAGTTTGAACAGCAGTTGAATGAGGTTGAAACGGAAATCCAGAGCTTTCTGCAAAAAGTAGATCAATTGCCACCAGATCCAACTGTGGCGCTCTGGAAAGGCTGGGTTAAATCACAACTTAGCGAACATGGCGCCAGTATGAGAGTTTTGGAAAAACTCTCGCTTAAAAAAGCCAATCTGGGAAATCCACAAGAGAGGCATCAAACGGCTCAGCAGATGATTTTCGAGATCGCGCATCTTGAGTCCATGCTGCTGGAGCTTCATGAAGTTCCCACTGGGAACAAAGCAGCCTTAAAGCGTGCATCGAGTGTCTATCGTTCCCGATACAATATAGTCTGGGTGACTTGTCTGGTGGTTTTTATCGCATTTGGTTGCCTCATGTGGTATGGCTACAGCACAGTACTTTCTCCCATACAGGATTTGCATGAAGGAGCCCGGATTGTCGCCCAGGGGCATTTTGACCATCAGTTTGTGATTAAATCCAACGATGAGATGGCAGAGTTGGCTGAAGCATTCAACCATATGACGGTACGATTTAAAGAAAAACGGGATGAATTGAATCACAAGGTCGAAGAGCGCAGTAAGCAACTCGTTCGTTCAGAAAGGCTGGCAGGAATTGGTGTTTTGGCTGCTGGTGTCGCTCACGAAATCAATAATCCTCTCTCTGCGATTTCGATGGCTTCTGAGTCACTGCAAGGGCGGATGGTCGATTTAAAACCGCATTGTGAAGAAGCGGATATTCAAGTTGTTGAGCAATATCTCGGCTTAATTCAGCGAGAAGCGATGCGGTGCAGGGACATCACTTCCAAGCTACTCGATTTTTCACGCGGCCAGAATTCAGAGAGGAGTGTCAATGATTTGGTGGCTGTGATTGAAGAAGTTTGCTCAATGGTCAGTTTGATCAAACGTTTGAAAGGGCGGAATATCGTTTTTACTAATAAGAATCCATGTAACGCGGAATTCAATCCTGCAGAAATCAAACAAGTGATCCTTAATATTATGACCAATGCCTTGGAATCGATGGATGTAGGGGGGACATTGGAGATTCGAGTGCGCGAAAATGTAGATTCCGTGGCACTGGTTTTTAAGGACGATGGCTGTGGCATGACACAGGAAGTCAAAGAAAGGCTGTTTGATCCTTTCTTTACGCAACGAGCTGATGGGACTGGCACTGGTTTGGGGATGTCGATCACACATCGAATTATTAAGGATCATGGTGGGGAGATCGAAGTCGAAAGTGAAGGTCTGGGGCAGGGAAGTACAATTTTTGTAGAACTTCCTAAAAAATCAAAGGCACAAAATAAGGCAGCATAA
- a CDS encoding PP2C family protein-serine/threonine phosphatase, with the protein MRWEHPVQFASQSDVGFRRRNNEDSISVRICKDQESWRDHGHFFLVADGMGGHAVGELASKMASETVPHTFFKNKPGPVAKSLKSAIEVANQAINERGMANREFMRMGTTCSSICLCPEGAVIGHVGDSRVYRVRENRIDQLTFDHSLQWELIRQGRMKPEEVYLNEPRNVITRSLGPEPVVKVDIEGPYPVMEGDRYILCSDGLTSHLKDEEIGMIAKYLEPSDACRLMINLANLRGGSDNISVIVVRVGELPDGNLSQETPPEPEPEFESEKSGSEWWWLAGVWVASLMVATGIVMWLLTKFDRGEFLTFGGMSLLVVLLVRKLFSQRESSSHEEYLDHSKTVEWKPYRSERLKFNTDFLQYLTTMESELQRAAMEEEWTIEWSAHNKIYYEAKEGLEKKKYLNAFRDFSRAIDILMSGLHSYRKEMVHQARWKKGANPSSREGG; encoded by the coding sequence ATGCGTTGGGAACATCCGGTTCAGTTCGCATCGCAGAGTGATGTAGGCTTTCGACGGAGGAATAACGAAGATTCAATTTCTGTTCGCATTTGTAAAGATCAGGAGAGCTGGCGCGATCATGGCCACTTCTTTCTTGTCGCTGATGGCATGGGAGGACATGCTGTGGGAGAATTGGCGAGTAAAATGGCTTCAGAGACTGTGCCGCATACCTTCTTTAAAAATAAACCGGGACCTGTTGCCAAGTCGTTGAAGTCGGCCATTGAAGTTGCTAATCAGGCAATCAATGAACGCGGAATGGCGAATCGCGAATTCATGCGAATGGGAACGACCTGCAGCTCAATTTGTCTCTGTCCAGAAGGAGCGGTAATCGGTCATGTGGGCGACAGTCGTGTTTACCGCGTTCGTGAAAATCGCATTGATCAGCTCACTTTCGATCATAGTCTTCAGTGGGAGTTGATCCGTCAGGGGAGAATGAAACCCGAAGAAGTTTACTTAAATGAGCCTCGTAATGTAATTACACGTTCGTTAGGTCCAGAGCCAGTCGTTAAAGTCGATATTGAAGGTCCTTATCCGGTTATGGAAGGTGACCGATACATCTTATGTAGCGATGGATTGACGAGCCATCTCAAAGATGAAGAAATAGGGATGATTGCTAAGTATCTGGAACCCAGCGATGCCTGCCGGCTGATGATCAATCTGGCAAATTTAAGAGGCGGTTCAGATAACATCTCAGTGATTGTGGTGAGAGTGGGAGAACTTCCCGATGGCAATCTTTCACAGGAAACACCCCCGGAACCAGAGCCGGAATTTGAATCAGAGAAGAGCGGGAGTGAATGGTGGTGGCTGGCAGGTGTCTGGGTCGCTTCGCTCATGGTTGCAACGGGAATCGTTATGTGGCTACTCACAAAATTTGACAGGGGGGAGTTTCTGACGTTTGGAGGAATGTCACTTCTGGTTGTGTTGCTGGTACGAAAATTATTTTCGCAACGAGAATCCAGTTCGCATGAGGAATATCTGGACCATAGTAAAACTGTTGAATGGAAACCCTATCGTTCTGAACGTTTGAAATTTAATACGGACTTTTTGCAATACTTGACAACAATGGAATCTGAGTTGCAGCGCGCTGCGATGGAGGAAGAGTGGACCATTGAATGGTCAGCTCACAATAAAATTTACTACGAAGCCAAGGAAGGACTGGAAAAGAAAAAGTATTTGAATGCCTTTCGCGATTTTTCCCGTGCGATTGATATATTGATGTCAGGTTTACATTCCTATCGAAAAGAAATGGTCCACCAGGCTCGCTGGAAAAAGGGAGCCAATCCGTCATCTCGAGAGGGCGGATGA